In Beggiatoa leptomitoformis, the genomic window AATCCCTGAGAGAAATTACAGGTAGCTATCATAAACTATTGGCGACACTGAAGGCAGACACGCCCTTATTACCACCAGACCCACAAGACATTGATGCGTGGACAAAAACTGCATTAGAGCAAAATCCACAAGTCATCGTACAACTCGCAACCATAGAAAATGCACGCCAAGAAGTAGAACGGCAACGAGCAGGTAATTTGCCAACCGTAGATTTAACCGCACAACATGCTTATAACGATACAGTTCGTGGTGATGAATCTAATGGTATGCGCACAAATAATTCCATTGGTGTTTCCCTGAGTTATTCCTTGTACGAAGGCGGAGCAATACGTTCCAAAATTCGTGAAGCCCAACAACGCTACGTTCAAGAATTAGACCGTTTAGAACAAGTACGCCGTTCTATTCAAAACCAAACCCACACCAATTATTTAAACGTCCTATCAGGCATTAGTCGGGTTAAAGCCAGCCGTCAAGCGGTTGAATCTGCACTTACTGCATTAGAAGCCATTGAAACAGGTTTTGATGTTGGAACAAGAACATCCGTAGATGTCCTCAATGCACGACGTGACTTATTAGACGCACAACGCAATTACTCACAGTCACGTTATCAATATGTTTTAAGCACGGTTACATTAAAACAATCCGCAGGTTTACTGCGCTTAGAAGATTTAGTCGCGATTAACAATTGGTTGACAACCCCCTCTCAAGTGGCAGAACCTGCAACCACAGAGAAAAAGACCGAGAAAGAAACAACTAAAAAGTCATCTGCGAAAAAATAGTTATTATTTTACCTGCAAACTGGCATAACGCCTAAATGGTATGAATTTGCTTATCATAATGGTTTAACAGGTAAAATCTTAACCTAATCATGTAACCATAAGACCTATCAGATAGACGTATCTGATGGGTTTTTTGATTTTATACTTGATGTCTATCAAACCAATATTATTTACCCTGTCAACTTAAACTATTCATTTTAAAATTTATTGGAATTTACAGGTTATGAACGCTGTTTTACCCACTCCAAGGCAACCCATTTATTTAGGCGTGAATATTGACCACGTTGCAACGCTACGCCAAGCACGTGGCACTATTTATCCCGATCCTATTCAAGCCGCATTATTGGCGGAACAAGCAGGCGCGGATTTTATTACGCTCCATTTACGTGAAGACCGTCGGCATATTAAAGAGCGTGATGTCCTTATTTTAAAAGAAGTAACGACAACACACATTAATTTAGAAATGGCAATAACTACCATAATGCTAGATTTTGCGGAACAAGTACGCCCTCAAGATGTCTGCTTAGTCCCCGAGAAAAGAACCGAATTGACCACAGAAGGCGGCCTAGATATTCGCGGACAATTGTCACGAGTACAAGAAGCCTGTCAACAACTGCATCGTTCAGGTGCAAAAGTCTCCCTCTTCATAGACCCCGACATCACACAAGTAGAAGCCGCCGCCGAAGCAGGTGCACCCGTTATCGAACTGCATACAGGTGCGTATGCGGATGCACCCACAACTTACGCGCAACAGCAAGAACTTGAACGGATTAAAATTGCCACTGAACGGGGAATAGCATTGGGTTTACAAGTTAATGCGGGGCATGGGTTGCACTATCACAATGTCCGAGCCATT contains:
- a CDS encoding TolC family outer membrane protein, whose amino-acid sequence is MMYKRLSYLLLTSCLVVPAIQAETLLDLYALAKENDAQLKVSGSDRLIALEAKPQAQASLLPQVVLGADATESWNTENWMSGSDTERTALGYSVSLSYPLYRRDRQILLEQADIGVKIAEESFASQQQALIQRLSSAYFTILNAEDNLRFTRSAREAFRRQLDQTQQRFDVGLIAITDVKEAQSGFDQAVSDEITAQNTVDQSYESLREITGSYHKLLATLKADTPLLPPDPQDIDAWTKTALEQNPQVIVQLATIENARQEVERQRAGNLPTVDLTAQHAYNDTVRGDESNGMRTNNSIGVSLSYSLYEGGAIRSKIREAQQRYVQELDRLEQVRRSIQNQTHTNYLNVLSGISRVKASRQAVESALTALEAIETGFDVGTRTSVDVLNARRDLLDAQRNYSQSRYQYVLSTVTLKQSAGLLRLEDLVAINNWLTTPSQVAEPATTEKKTEKETTKKSSAKK
- the pdxJ gene encoding pyridoxine 5'-phosphate synthase; the protein is MNAVLPTPRQPIYLGVNIDHVATLRQARGTIYPDPIQAALLAEQAGADFITLHLREDRRHIKERDVLILKEVTTTHINLEMAITTIMLDFAEQVRPQDVCLVPEKRTELTTEGGLDIRGQLSRVQEACQQLHRSGAKVSLFIDPDITQVEAAAEAGAPVIELHTGAYADAPTTYAQQQELERIKIATERGIALGLQVNAGHGLHYHNVRAIAAIPALSELNIGHAIVARAIFSGFSEAVREMKRLMIEARSQ